The following are encoded together in the Pygocentrus nattereri isolate fPygNat1 chromosome 3, fPygNat1.pri, whole genome shotgun sequence genome:
- the snx10b gene encoding sorting nexin-10B → MQEFISVWVRDPRIQKEDFWHAYMDYEICVHTNSLAFTKKSSCVRRRYSEFVWLRQKLQDNALLLVHLPELPPKNPFFSLNNARQISARMEGLRHFLEEIVGSPVLLSDSCLHLFLQSQLSVKKIEACAEGRSRYTVAQAIQNSSSQAQRFGSDENTQEEGETDSG, encoded by the exons ATGCAGGAGTTCATCAGTGTTTGGGTGCGGGATCCTCGCATTCAGAAAGAGGACTTCTGGCATGCCTATATGGATTATGAAATCTGCGTACAT ACAAACAGTTTGGCCTTTACTAAGAAGAGCTCTTGCGTGCGGAGGAGAtacagtgagtttgtgtggcTGAGGCAGAAGCTGCAGGATAATGCCCTGCTCCT AGTGCATCTACCTGAGCTTCCCCCAAAGAACCCCTTCTTCAGCCTCAACAATGCCAGACAGATTTCTGCCCGCATGGAGGGATTGAGGCACTTCCTGGAGGA GATTGTGGGCAGTCCAGTGCTGCTGTCCGACAGTTGCCTGCACCTGTTTCTTCAGTCTcagctgagtgtgaagaagATTGAGGCATGTGCTGAAGGCAGAAGCCGATACACCGTCGCTCAGGCCATTCAGAACTCCAGTTCCCAGGCCCAGCGTTTTGGCTCTGATGAAAACACacaggaggagggagagacTGACTCAGGGTGA
- the cbx3b gene encoding chromobox protein homolog 3b, producing MRKKQNVKNRKAEETTVVQEFAVEKIIRRRVNDGKVEYYLKWKGFTDAENTWEPEDNLDCPELIEEFLRNMAVSGEREDSNSLEPVIQPKEELTELDADTVHQQQCQSKQTESKTGQPGDHDTATADNRSTSPEPERIIGSTDRHGELMFLIKWKDTDDVALLSAREASARWPQMVIGFYEDKLTWHGEEEP from the exons atgaggaaaaaacagaatgtgaaaAACAGGAAGGCGGAGGAGACGACAGTTGTCCAGGAGTTTGCTGTGGAAAAAATTATCCGGAGAAGAGTCAACGATGGAAAAGTGGAGTACTATCTGAAGTGGAAAGGCTTCACTGA TGCTGAAAACACTTGGGAGCCAGAAGATAATCTGGACTGCCCTGAGCTGATTGAGGAGTTTCTCAGAAACATGGCGgtttcaggagagagagaggacagcaaCTCTCTAGAGCCTGTTATCCAACCCAAAGAAGAACTAACTGAGCTGGATGCTGACACA GTCCATCAGCAGCAGTGTCAGAGTAagcagacagagagcaagacTGGCCAACCAGGTGATCACGACACGGCGACTGCCGATAACCGGTCCACTTCCCCAGAGCCAGAGCGCATCATCGGCTCTACTGACCGACATGGAGAGCTCATGTTTCTCATCAAATG GAAAGACACAGACGATGTGGCCCTGCTGTCAGCCAGGGAGGCCAGTGCAAGATGGCCCCAGATGGTTATTGGTTTCTATGAGGATAAACTGACGTGGCATGGAGAAGAGGAACCGTAA